The Aspergillus luchuensis IFO 4308 DNA, chromosome 7, nearly complete sequence genome has a segment encoding these proteins:
- the pex1 gene encoding AAA family ATPase peroxin 1 (COG:O;~EggNog:ENOG410PGQH;~InterPro:IPR027417,IPR041569,IPR003959,IPR029067, IPR015342,IPR003593,IPR003960,IPR025653,IPR009010;~PFAM:PF09262,PF17862,PF00004;~go_component: GO:0005777 - peroxisome [Evidence IEA];~go_component: GO:0005778 - peroxisomal membrane [Evidence IEA];~go_function: GO:0005524 - ATP binding [Evidence IEA];~go_function: GO:0016887 - ATPase activity [Evidence IEA];~go_process: GO:0006625 - protein targeting to peroxisome [Evidence IEA];~go_process: GO:0007031 - peroxisome organization [Evidence IEA]): MAPRKPSTTAEVSLVPLKNCLVNLPPSLVALLVNANTAAQNVIVELQYRQTTGKANGNPAQRSCYLGWTGMPSKRKLAPVVGRDGISSASAAREQDIATVELDTTFGRLLGLADGQRVGIYIHLDPPVAHTINIEPLTPEDWEIIELHATFLELNLLSQIRALPNPTYTTPQPDHMHPLALHLSPTSTANIVITSLTPAPPNTSPFAKIAPDAEVIVAPKTRPKANRGARGDSRSVTGSSRRSVGGRSSGSTARAKGSRSDSTSRGSLFFRGIDRQLSEQYFDEEAEEDNNDGFRVWLDPDMLATNELRGAGWACISVVQPAGLKAPPDPQQQVEQTEQKGSDAGTPAAKLVARLIPWTDAPDTQHIAVSTLLSAALGAEGMVGGIIRVEAAPPPLQRSTVKTLKIHPFMADTTKKKDGLKFGSDTAAARDALAERIKMIYGSTGSDKGLLAGPLTDGMVLPNTDYQATGPSFDGAILRFDPPLKTGSETAKPATNWLLGSDAKLSLEVQAEIPRPAESSSSTHPSEDAIPPTVPELVGIDRIISQSIDNLTKSSSILLTGGLGSGKTALSHLLAHRVRTDYLFNVKYFSCRKLVTDETRISNIKETLNRLFMSASWCARLGGQSLVILDDLDKLCPVETELQVGGDNGRSRQNSEVICSMVREYCTMNSSVVLLATAQSKESLNNVIIGGHVVREIIHLRAPDKEGRRKVLEQLTSQDRGVPPALNGHARNSSSSTQDSWLNPSNPGSRPSSAGADGFVLGRDVDFLELAGKTDGYMPGDMVLLVSRARNEALIRSVQDISSSSRAITLGADDFENAIKGFTPASLRNVTLTSSTTTFAGIGGLTETRKMLLETLQYPTKYAPIFAQCPLRLRSGLLLYGYPGCGKTLLASAVAGECGLNFISVKGPEILNKYIGASEKSVRDLFERAQAARPCILFFDEFDSIAPKRGHDSTGVTDRVVNQLLTQMDGAEGLSGVYVLAATSRPDLIDPALLRPGRLDKSLICDMPNHADRLDIIRAVSEKLAMNEEVAARLDEVATRTEGFSGADLQAVVYNAHLEAVHDALGDHSVNDKSTAKNGTKSSSTAISTKSFIQFLYSASEQEAGKVSMPSPAVVASKLDAIKSARRRQRQSEQGTANNTQTAAPNGTAHEEPREEIIVRWEHMERSLNTTRSSLSPAERRRLEGIYREFIFGRNGEMPNGEGSQEIGGRTSLM, encoded by the exons CCCCGCGCAGCGGTCATGCTATCTGGGATGGACTGGAATGCCGAGTAAGCGGAAGCTGGCTCCCGTCGTGGGAAGGGACGGTATTAGCAGTGCTTCTGCCGCCAGGGAGCAGGACATCGCTACAGTAGAGCTGGATACAACATTTGGGCGACTCTTGGGTCTTGCTGATGGCCAAAGG GTCGGGATATACATCCATCTTGATCCACCCGTTGCGCATACCATTAATATTGAACCTCTGACTCCGGAAGATTGGGAGA TTATTGAGCTTCACGCGACCTTCCTCGAGCTTAACCTTCTATCGCAGATTCGAgctctccccaaccccacATACACGACGCCTCAACCTGATCACATGCACCCTCTTGCATTGCATTTATCTCCAACATCCACGGCCAACATTGTCATCACATCTTTGACTCCTGCCCCCCCAAATACCTCGCCCTTCGCGAAGATAGCGCCAGATGCGGAAGTCATTGTTGCTCCGAAGACACGTCCGAAGGCCAACAGAGGCGCCCGGGGAGATAGCCGGAGTGTCActggaagcagcagaaggagtGTTGGGGGACGGAGTAGTGGAAGCACCGCCCGGGCAAAGGGCAGTCGATCTGACTCAACGAGCAGGggctccctcttcttccggggAATCGACCGCCAACTGTCGGAGCAGTACTTTGATGAAGAGGCAGAGGAAGACAACAATGATGGGTTCCGTGTTTGGCTTGATCCGGACATGCTTGCCACCAACGAGCTTCGGGGTGCAGGATGGGCTTGCATTTCGGTTGTCCAGCCTGCTGGCTTGAAGGCGCCACCCGACCCGCAGCAACAGGTAGAACAAACGGAACAAAAAGGTAGCGATGCCGGAACACCGGCGGCCAAGCTGGTTGCAAGGTTGATCCCGTGGACTGATGCTCCGGACACTCAGCATATTGCAGTATCCACTTTGTTGTCTGCGGCTCTCGGTGCTGAGGGTATGGTGGGTGGTATTATTCGAGTCGAGGCGGCCCCTCCGCCGCTACAGCGGTCCACGGTAAAAACGCTCAAGATACATCCTTTTATGGCTGAtacgacaaagaagaaagatggattGAAATTCGGGTCCGATACTGCGGCAGCGAGAGATGCATTGGCAGAGCGTATCAAGATGATCTATGGGAGTACTGGATCGGATAAGGGGCTACTAGCAGGGCCCTTGACCGATGGGATGGTTTTGCCAAATACAGACTACCAGGCAACAGGACCCAGTTTCGACGGTGCTATTCTCCGATTTGACCCTCCGCTGAAGACTGGTTCCGAAACGGCAAAACCAGCAACAAACTGGCTCTTGGGATCAGATGCTAAGCTGTCGCTGGAAGTGCAGGCTGAGATACCCCGTCCAGCGGAATCAAGCTcctccacccatccatctgaGGACGCAATACCGCCTACTGTTCCTGAACTGGTCGGGATCGACCGTATTATCTCTCAGTCTATCGATAACCTgaccaaatcctcctctaTCTTGCTCACAGGCGGTCTGGGATCTGGAAAGACAGCTTTGAGCCATCTACTAGCTCACCGTGTGCGGACGGACTATCTGTTCAACGTAAAATATTTCTCTTGTCGGAAACTGGTTACCGACGAGACCCGGATTTCAAACATCAAAGAAACGCTGAACCGCCTTTTCATGTCCGCTTCCTGGTGCGCACGTCTTGGCGGACAGTCGCTTGTGATTCTGGATGATCTTGACAAGCTGTGTCCTGTCGAGACAGAGCTTCAGGTTGGAGGGGACAATGGCCGCAGCCGCCAGAACAGTGAAGTTATCTGCTCGATGGTGCGCGAGTATTGCACCATGAACTCTTCGGTGGTTCTGCTGGCCACGGCACAGTCGAAAGAGTCCTTGAACAATGTCATTATCGGAGGTCACGTTGTCCGAGAGATCATCCACTTGAGGGCTCCGGACAAGGAAGGTCGCCGCAAGGTGCTGGAGCAACTTACCAGCCAGGACAGAGGTGTCCCACCTGCGTTGAACGGTCATGCACGGAACTCCAGTTCCTCTACGCAAGACTCCTGGCTGAACCCTTCCAATCCAGGAAGTCGTCCCAGCTCAGCAGGCGCAGACGGGTTCGTGCTTGGTAGGGATGTGGATTTCTTGGAACTTGCTGGCAAGACAGATGGGTACATGCCCGGTGATATGGTCCTTCTAGTCTCCCGCGCACGGAACGAGGCTCTTATTCGCTCTGTTCAGGAtatttcatcatcgtcgagaGCCATCACGCTCGGGGCAGATGATTTTGAAAACGCTATCAAAGGCTTCACTCCCGCGTCTCTTCGAAACGTTACGCTCACCTCGTCTACTACGACCTTTGCTGGCATCGGTGGATTGACTGAGACCCGTAAAATGCTTCTCGAGACGTTGCAGTATCCCACCAAGTACGCGCCTATTTTCGCACAATGTCCTTTGCGTCTGCGCTCAGGTCTGCTACTTTACGGATACCCTGGATGTGGAAAGACGTTGCTCGCCAGTGCGGTAGCCGGAGAGTGTGGCCTGAACTTCATCTCCGTGAAAGGTCCTGAAATCTTGAACAAGTATATCGGTGCGAGTGAGAAGAGTGTCCGAGATCTCTTCGAACGGGCGCAGGCTGCTCGACCAtgtatcctcttcttcgatgagTTCGACAGTATCGCACCTAAGCGTGGACACGACTCTACTGGTGTCACCGATCGCGTCGTCAACCAGCTTTTGACACAAATGGATGGTGCCGAAGGTCTCTCCGGAGTGTACGTCCTTGCAGCTACATCCCGACCTGACCTCATCGATCCCGCCCTGCTCCGACCAGGACGTCTCGACAAATCTTTGATCTGCGACATGCCCAACCACGCAGACCGACTCGACATTATCCGAGCAGTGAGCGAGAAGCTCGCAATGAACGAGGAAGTCGCTGCTCGTCTGGACGAAGTGGCCACCCGTACAGAGGGCTTCTCCGGAGCTGATCTACAGGCTGTCGTATACAACGCCCACCTTGAGGCAGTTCACGATGCCCTGGGCGACCACTCCGTGAACGACAAGTCCACGGCCAAGAACGGCACAAAGTCCTCATCGACAGCCATTAGCACCAAGTCATTCATCCAGTTCCTCTACTCCGCCTCCGAACAGGAGGCCGGAAAGGTATCGATGCCTTCTCCAGCCGTTGTCGCGTCCAAGCTCGATGCAATCAAGAGCGCACGACGACGCCAGCGACAGTCGGAGCAAGGCACGGCGAACAACACCCAGACCGCAGCCCCCAACGGGACCGCGCACGAGGAACCCCGCGAGGAGATCATCGTGCGGTGGGAGCACATGGAACGTTCCTTGAACACAACGCGTAGCTCCCTCAGCCCAGCTGAAAGACGCCGCTTGGAGGGTATTTACCGGGAGTTCATCTTTGGACGGAACGGTGAGATGCCCAACGGCGAGGGCAGCCAAGAGATTGGAGGACGGACGAGCTTGATGTGA